Proteins found in one Etheostoma spectabile isolate EspeVRDwgs_2016 chromosome 14, UIUC_Espe_1.0, whole genome shotgun sequence genomic segment:
- the khdrbs1b gene encoding KH domain-containing, RNA-binding, signal transduction-associated protein 1b — MENDDKYLPELLAEKDSLDSSFTHAMKLLNAEIERIQKGETKKEADAYLDLFTTKNIKLKERVLIPVKQYPKFNFVGKILGPQGNTIKRLQEETGAKISVLGKGSMRDKSKEEGLRKGGEPKYAHLSMELHVFIEVFAPVPEAYLRMAHAMEEVKKFLFPDMMDDICQEQFLEMGYLNGGQEHGARGRGGPPVRGRGVPPGGAHRGRGMPPRGAPARGGVARGGPARGGAVRGVPAGRGGPPAAPARGASAPRARPLAAGPPQRMAHPPPHQHTPAAADESYEEYGYDESYTDTAYESYDSYYSQPQAEPEYYDYGHGETTESYESYGQDDWNGTQRTASGKAPPPSRGAKTPYREHPYRQY; from the exons ATGGAGAACGACGATAAATATCTCCCCGAGCTGCTGGCGGAGAAGGACAGCCTCGACTCGTCGTTCACGCACGCCATGAAACTTTTGAACGCAG AAATTGAAAGAATCCAGAAAGGCGAGACTAAAAAGGAGGCCGACGCGTACCTGGACCTTTTCACGACAAAGAACATCAAACTCAAGGAACGAGTGCTCATACCCGTCAAACAGTACCCGAAG TTCAATTTCGTGGGGAAGATTCTGGGACCACAGGGCAATACCATCAAACGTCTGCAGGAAGAGACAGGAGCCAAGATCTCTGTGCTGGGCAAAGGATCCATGAGAGACAAATCCAAG GAGGAGGGGCTGAGGAAAGGCGGCGAGCCCAAGTACGCCCACTTGTCTATGGAGCTGCACGTGTTCATCGAGGTGTTTGCCCCCGTGCCGGAGGCGTACCTGCGCATGGCGCACGCCATGGAGGAAGTCAAGAAGTTCCTGTTTCCC gaTATGATGGATGATATCTGCCAAGAGCAGTTCCTGGAGATGGGCTACCTGAATGGAGGCCAGGAGCACGGAGCCAGAGGCCGAGGGGGCCCGCCGGTCAGGGGCCGCGGAGTCCCCCCTGGTGGAGCACACAG GGGCCGGGGAATGCCCCCCCGCGGTGCTCCCGCCAGGGGAGGGGTGGCTCGAGGCGGCCCAGCCAGAGGTGGAGCAGTGAGGGGCGTCCCAGCAGGCCGAGGGGGACCCCCAGCAGCACCCGCCAGGGGAGCCTCGGCACCCCGTGCCAGGCCCCTGGCTGCCGGACCCCCCCAGAGGATGGCACATCCACCCCCCCACCAGCACACCCCCGCTGCAGCTGATGAAAGCTACGAGGAATAT GGCTACGACGAGAGCTACACAGACACGGCCTACGAGTCATACGACAGCTATTACAGTCAGCCGCAGGC AGAACCAGAATACTACGACTACGGACACGGAGAGACCACAGAGTCATACGAGTCATACG GCCAGGATGACTGGAATGGGACCCAGCGCACCGCTTCAGGGAAGGCCCCTCCCCCCTCCAGAGGTGCCAAGACGCCTTACCGGGAGCACCCGTACCGACAGTACTGA